Genomic DNA from Corallococcus macrosporus:
CGAGCACCTGCAGGAAGGCCCCGCCGTCAACGTCACCGCCGCCGTCAGCGGCGCGGGCCCGGCCGTGAGCAACGACCACAAGCGCTACGACATCGCGCTGGTGGACGTGGCTGGCGGAAAGGGCGGCGCGGTGTCCTTCGCCGTCTCCGAGGCCACCGACTACGTCCTCTACGCCAGCGCCCCGGTGCCGGTGAAGGTCACCAACGGCAGCGGCGCGACGGTGGAGTTCGAGGAGAGCGCCACCAGCTCCACGCTCTGCACGGACATCCAGGGCCGCTACGTCGTGCCGCTCACCGTGGGCACGCACACGCTGACCTTCGGCCCGTCGACCCTCTCCTCCGTGTCGCTCGTCATCGAGGAGTCCGGCGAGCACGACCACGACCACGAGTAGCCACCCCTTTCTCTTCCCCCCTTTCACAGGAGCCCGCTCATGGGTGCCTTCCAGCAGTTCCTCGACAGTCAGAAGATCTCCCCCGCGGCGTTGCTGCGCCGCTCCCAGCAGCTCGAAGCGCACACGGCGGAGGACCGCGTCCTCAAGCGCAAGCGCTCCACGCGCCGCCGTGACAAGGAGCAGCAGCAGAAGCCGTACGCGGAGGTGGGCCTGGGCAAGCCGCGCAGCGGCCGGGGCCTGAGCGAGCAGCAGCTCAACGCCGCGCGCGAGGACAAGCCGCTGTCTCCGCGCGTGCGCGCCAAGCTGGTGCGCGCCGTCAACGCGGTGATCAGCAAGGGCGGCGGCAGCGCCGTGGACGCGAAGGCGCTCTTCGGCGACGTGCCCGCGCGCGTGGGTCCCACCGTGAAGAAGGCCGCTTCCTAGCGAGGCCCGAGGCGCCCCATGTCCAAGGTCTCTTCGGGTGGTTCGGGTTCCCTGCTTCCCTGCGACGTGCGCCGCGACGGCGACCGTCTGTTCGACGTGGCCATGTGGTGCCTGGGCCAGGACGTGCGTTGCCCGGACGGCAACGTGCTGCTCCGGCACGGCCTGGTGCGCGAGGCGCGTCCGCCGGGTGTGGAGGGGCAGAGCGCGTACCAGGGGAGGCTTCAGGACGGGGGGCGCCTCACGCTGTGGGGCTTCGGCGCGCTGTGCGAGGCGTGCGGCGGCGCCATCTTCGTGCCGCGTGACGGCTTCGTGCCCCGGTGGGTGGAGGGCGCGCGCGGCAAGGCCTTCCGCGTGGAGGACGTGGGCGTCCGGCGGGACGCGGCCACGGGGCCGGAGCGCAGGGCGGCGCGGGCGGGGCTCGCGCTGCTGGCGGACTGGCTGGCGGAGTACGAGGCGTGGGTGGCCCGCGACGTGGGCCTGGCCTGGCGGCGCGAGTGCCTGGCGGCGCGGCGCAAGGCGTCCCCCATCCCCGCGGAAGAGCTGTCCACCGCCTGGAGGCGGCTGGCCGTGCGCGTGCGCGCGACCGACGCCTCGGTGCAACACCATGTCGCTCCGATGCACGGAGCGTGAGGAGGACATCATGCTGGCACGTCTGTTCCGAGCCGATGCACCGTCCGTCCATGCCCACCTCGCGTGGGAGGACCTGCCGGATGAAGCCCTTCCCACGCCGCCGCTGCGAGACGGGCTGGGAGAGGCCCACCTGCCCGTGTCGACGCGGGTGCCCCTGGCCCAGGCGTACTTTGATCAGGGCCTGCGCCTCTTGCACCTGGGCTGGGCGCTGGAGGCCCGGCGCGCCTTCGCGGAGGCCGCGCGTCAGGACCCATCGCTCGCCATGGCGTGGTGGGGGCTCGCGCTCGCCCGGGGCGTGGGGCAGCGCTTCACCGCGGACCGCGCGGAGGCCATCCGCAAGGCGCTGACGCTGGCCGAAGGGGCCACGGACCTGGAGCAGCGGCTGGTCGTCGCGGCCAGCCTCCTCGCGGACAAGGGCCCCGCCAACGGCAGGCATGCCTTCGTGCGGGAGATGGAGAGCCTCATCGACCGCTTCCCGCAGGAGCCCGAGCCGCGCCTGCTGCTCGCGGGCTTCCTGCTGGACGGCTACGAATCCGACGGGCGTCCCGGGCAGGGGCAGCCGTACGCGCAGATGCTGCTGCGCGACCTGTTGCGCACGCACCCGAATCACGCGGGCGTGCACGTGGCCTGGGTGCAGGCGTGGCTGCCCAGTTCCCGGCCGGAGACGGCGCTGGAGAGCGCGGAGCGGCTTCCCTTGCTCGTGCCCGCTGGCAGCCCCGCGCTGCTCGCCGCCGGACGGCTGCTCCTGCGCATGGGCCGGGCGGCGGAGGCGAACCGCATCCTGGAGACCGCGGTGACGGCGGACGACGCGTACGTCGCGCGGGAGTCACTGCCGCTGGAGGTGGCGCCGAGCGCGGACGCCGCCTTGCGCCTGCTCAGCGAGGCCTGCGTGGAGGTGGGGCAGTACCGGGGCGCACAGGCCTGGGCGCGCAAGCTGCGTCAGCGCGTGGAGGCCTCGGGAGGACAGCCGCAGGCGGTGCTCTTCGCCGCCACCACGCTCGTCGCCGCGCACCTGCGCTTCGGCTTCAGCCGCGCGGCGGCGGAGGTCCCCATGGAGCTGGGCGACAGCGCCACGGTCGCGGAGGCCGGACTGCGCGATGGCGTGCGCCTGTACGCGCGAGGCGTCTGCGCGCTGGAGACAGGGCGGCTCGGCGACGTGGAGCGCGCGTGTGGAACGCTGGACGCGCTGGTGCTCACCCTGTCGGAGGCGCCGCGTTCCGAAGGCCGTGCCCTGTGCCCCCGCGACGTGGCGCGCACGGTGGAGGTCGCCGCGCAGGAGCTGCGAGGCACTCTGGATGCGCGCCGGGGAGACTCCGGCCGCGCGGAGGCCACGCTCACGCGAGCGCTGCGCCTGGAGCGACGGCTGCGTCCGGTGGGCCCGGCGCTCTTCTGCCGTCCGCCCCGTGAGACGCTGGCCCGCGTGCGCCTGCGCTCCGGCCGCGAGGAGAAGGCCCTGGAGCTGGCGCTGGAGCGGGCAGGGGAGCGGCCTGGCTGCGGCCACTGCATGCTGCTGGTGGCGGAGGCCCACGTCGCCTGCGAGTGCATGTCCGAGGCGGCTCATGACTTCGCCGTGGTGCTGGACCTGTGGCGCGACGCGGATCCGCACCTGCCGGGCCTGCAACGCGCGCGAGGCTTCTCGGCCCATCGGGCAGGCCGGGGCCGCGCCGCGCTCCGGCGGGTGCCCGACGCTCCGGTGGACACCGCGCCCCCACCTCGGGGCGGGCCCAAGGGTACGGAACCCACCTGGACCGTTCACGGCCGCTGAGCGCCCACGCCGCCGCGCTTGACGGGAGGCGCGGCGTTCGTGTCACTAGGGGCCATCCTCCAAGGAGCCGCCCATGCCGTCATTCCGCCTGAAGCCCGAGCAGGCCGCGCTGCTCGTCGTCGACATCCAGGAGCGCCTGTGCGCCGCGATGGACCGCGACGCCCTGGACCGCATGCTCGCGCGCACCGGCGCCGCCGTCGAAGGCGCGCGGGCCCTGGGCCTGCCCGTCATCGTCACGGAGCAGTACCCGCAGGGGCTGGGCCGCACGCACTCGCTGCTCAAGCTGCGCCTGGGGGAGTTCAAGCCGCTGGAGAAGATCGAGTTCTCCGCCGCCACGCCGGACGTGCTCGCCGTGCTGGGGGACCGCAAGCAGGTGCTCATCACCGGCATGGAGACGCACATCTGCGTCTTCCAGACGGCGCGCGACCTGGCGGACAGCGGCCGCGAGCCGTGCCTCCTCGCGGACGCCGTGCTGTCCCGCGCGGAGGAGGACCGCCGCGTGGGCCTGGAGCTGTGCCGCGACGCGGGCGCCCGCATCCTCACCGTGGAGTCGGCCCTGTTCGACATGCTGGGCCGCGCCGGCACGCCCGAGTTCAAGAAGGTGTCCGCCGCCGTCCGCTGAAAAAGAGGGACGACGGCGGAAGCGGGTGCTCACACCCTTCGCTTGAAGGGCACCTGCACCAGGCGCACGAGCATCATCAGCAGCACCAGCATCCCGGACAGGACGGTCTGCGAACCGCCCACCGGAAAGTCGTAGAAGTACGCGACCAGGTAGCCGCCCGCGCCCGCGATGCCTCCCAGCACGGTCGCCGTGAAGAACGTCCACGGCAGCCGCAGGTCCAGCACCAGCGCGGCGATGGCCGACAGCGTGGAGAA
This window encodes:
- a CDS encoding isochorismatase family protein gives rise to the protein MPSFRLKPEQAALLVVDIQERLCAAMDRDALDRMLARTGAAVEGARALGLPVIVTEQYPQGLGRTHSLLKLRLGEFKPLEKIEFSAATPDVLAVLGDRKQVLITGMETHICVFQTARDLADSGREPCLLADAVLSRAEEDRRVGLELCRDAGARILTVESALFDMLGRAGTPEFKKVSAAVR